One segment of Panicum virgatum strain AP13 chromosome 3K, P.virgatum_v5, whole genome shotgun sequence DNA contains the following:
- the LOC120701078 gene encoding uncharacterized protein LOC120701078: protein MNVEDSSKYPGGDAFVNEGFQNWNMKCRIRRHVGAINSAHNEAEEKYNLFMKPRTSIRLAFRGHNEGKDSNNQGNFKELLAWLAGNFEEVNMVVLENAPHNCQMIDHKIHKQLIAACAHETTKFIIEELGDECFAILADESSDAYQQEQLALCLRYVNKNGEPVERFLGLVHVEDTTSLTLKQREQDIVNAMDLLELTKVELDVLRRDAGWEEFLKNVTSFCEKHKVKVVDMDGKYIPIQRSAKFYRGATNYHRFHADMFLGVIDRQLQELNSRFDELVKLAGFYPHHFDFQEGNQLRFQLRNYINDVRNDENFKNLRSLADLSMMLVKRDMVSRYDIVYKLLKLVLVLPVATAGVERIFSAMNTIKNKLRSKMGQDFLNNCLTTFIEREFFLQAKDEDIINYFQAMKDRKVIL, encoded by the exons ATGAATGTGGAG GATAGTAGCAAATATCCTGGTGGAGATGCTTTTGTTAATGAAGGTTTTCAAAATTGGAATATGAAGTGCAGAATTCGTAGGCATGTTGGTGCTATCAATAGTGCTCACAATGAAGCTGAGGAGAAATATAATTTGTTCATGAAACCTAGGACTTCAATTC GGTTAGCTTTTCGTGGTCATAATGAGGGAAAGGATTCAAACAATCAAGGGAACTTCAAGGAACTTTTGGCTTGGCTGGCAGGGAATTTTGAAGAAGTTAACATGGTGGTTCTTGAAAATGCTCCACACAATTGCCAGATGATTGACCACAAGATTCATAAACAACTTATTGCTGCTTGTGCTCATGAAACAACCAAATTTATTATAGAGGAACTTGGTGATGAATGCTTTGCCATTCTTGCTGATGAGTCTAGTGATGCCTACCAACAGGAACAATTGGCCCTTTGCTTGCGTTATGTCAATAAAAATGGAGAACCTGTTGAGCGGTTTCTTGGTCTTGTGCATGTTGAAGATACTACTTCATTGACTCTTAAACAA AGGGAGCAAGATATTGTAAATGCAATGGATCTTCTTGAGCTCACAAAGGTGGAATTGGATGTTTTGAGAAGAGATGCTGGATGGGAAGAATTTCTTAAGAATGTCACTTCTTTCTGTGAGAAGCACAAAGTTAAAGTTgttgatatggatggaaagtatATTCCTATTCAAAGATCAGCTAAGTTCTATAGAGGTGCCACAAATTACCACAGGTTTCATGCTGATATGTTTTTGGGTGTCATTGATAGGCAACTTCAGGAGCTGAATAGCAGGTTTGATGAG TTGGTTAAGCTTGCTGGGTTCTATCCTCATCACTTTGATTTTCAAGAGGGGAATCAACTTCGTTTTCAACTACGCAACTATATTAATGATGTGAGGAATGATGAGAACTTCAAAAATTTGAGAAGTCTAGCAGACTTGTCTATGATGCTAGTTAAAAGAGATATGGTTTCTCGGTATGACATTGTGTACAAACTTCTCAAATTGGTTCTAGTTCTTCCTGTTGCAACTGCTGGTGTTGAGAGGATTTTTTCTGCAATGAACACTATCAAAAACAAGTTAAGAAGCAAGATGGGACAGGATTTTCTGAATAATTGTTTGACCACATTCATTGAAAGGGAATTCTTCTTGCAAGCGAAGGATGAGGACATCATCAATTATTTTCAAGCTATGAAGGACCGAAAAGTTATCTTGTAA